In Zingiber officinale cultivar Zhangliang chromosome 1A, Zo_v1.1, whole genome shotgun sequence, a genomic segment contains:
- the LOC121998723 gene encoding stress-response A/B barrel domain-containing protein At5g22580-like isoform X1 — translation MAGIKHLVMAKFKEGAAVEQLVLDMKKLALELDIIKSFEWGEDVMKNDKYSHGFTHTFILMFDSAEDVAAYIKHPLHVEYAKKFRAGTEKILAVDFPTVIDKITTA, via the exons ATGGCAGGCATCAAGCACCTGGTCATGGCCAAGTTCAAGGAAGGAGCGGCAGTGGAGCAGCTGGTTCTGGACATGAAGAAACTCGCATTAGAGTTGGATATCATCAAATCCTTCGAATG GGGGGAGGACGTGATGAAGAACGACAAGTATAGCCATGGATTCACGCATACGTTCATCCTCATGTTTGACAGCGCTGAGGACGTGGCGGCGTACATAAAGCACCCTCTACACGTTGAGTACGCCAAGAAGTTTCGTGCAGGGACTGAGAAGATCTTGGCGGTGGATTTTCCGACTGTTATTGATAAGATTACGACTGCTTGA
- the LOC121998723 gene encoding stress-response A/B barrel domain-containing protein At5g22580-like isoform X2 yields the protein MAGIKHLVMAKFKEGAAVEQLVLDMKKLALELDIIKSFEWGEDVMKNDKYSHGFTHTFILMFDSAEDVAAYIKHPLHVEYAKKFRAGTEKILAVDFPTVIDKITTA from the exons ATGGCAGGCATCAAGCACCTGGTCATGGCCAAGTTCAAGGAAGGAGCGGCAGTGGAGCAGCTGGTTCTGGACATGAAGAAACTCGCATTAGAGTTGGATATCATCAAATCCTTCGAATG GGGGGAGGACGTGATGAAGAACGACAAGTATAGCCATGGATTCACGCATACGTTCATCCTCATGTTTGACAGCGCTGAGGACGTGGCGGCGTACATAAAGCACCCTCTACACGTTGAGTACGCCAAGAAGTTTCGTGCAGGGACTGAGAAG ATCTTGGCGGTGGATTTTCCGACTGTTATTGATAAGATTACGACTGCTTGA